From a region of the Calliphora vicina chromosome 4, idCalVici1.1, whole genome shotgun sequence genome:
- the LOC135957677 gene encoding farnesol dehydrogenase-like encodes MERWQNKLAVVTGASSGIGAAIVKDLVKNGLLVVGLARRVERVREIKQQLPVQLQANLTALECDVSSLKSVNEAFDKIISLFGGVDILVNNAGCMSKGKLCTGNPEEIQQVLQTNVMGVVYCTQRAFKSMKERNFNGHVILLNSISGHRVRCLPNYVPDNNIYAPSKFAITAITKIYRQEFKGLGTKIKITSISPGATETEIIPESMKHTVAALLKPEDISQGIVYALSTPPHVQIHEMTIKPVGEMF; translated from the exons atgGAACGTTGGCAAAATAAATTAGCGGTTGTGACAGGAGCCAGTTCTGGCATTGGTGCTGCTATTGTTAAGGATCTTGTTAAAAATGGTTTACTAGTGGTGGGTCTGGCCAGACGTGTTGAACGTGTCCGGGAAATTAAACAACAATTGCCTGTACAGCTGCAGGCGAACCTAACAGCCCTAGAATGTGATGTATCCAGTTTGAAATCGGTTAATGAAGCATTCGATAAAATCATCTCCCTCTTTGGCGGAGTTGATATTTTAGTCAATAATGCTGGTTGCATGAGTAAAGGCAAATTGTGTACGGGAAATCCCGAAGAAATCCAACAAGTTTTACAAACCAATGTAATGGGTGTAGTCTATTGTACACAAAGGGCTTTCAAATCAATGAAAGAACGTAATTTCAATGGTCATGTAATATTGCTGAATAGTATATCTGGTCATCGTGTAAGATGTTTGCCCAATTACGTGCCGGACAATAATATATATGCACCTTCGAAATTCGCCATAACCGCCATAACAAAAATCTATCGCCAAGAATTTAAAGGCTTGggtactaaaattaaaataact agcatTAGTCCTGGCGCAACAGAAACAGAAATTATACCCGAAAGTATGAAGCATACTGTGGCTGCTCTGCTAAAACCAGAGGATATCTCACAAGGCATTGTCTATGCTCTTTCTACACCACCGCATGTTCAAATACATGAAATGACTATTAAACCAGTTGGCGAAATGTTTTGA